The Danio rerio strain Tuebingen ecotype United States chromosome 1, GRCz12tu, whole genome shotgun sequence genome includes a region encoding these proteins:
- the plrg1 gene encoding pleiotropic regulator 1, with amino-acid sequence MTEDVQKHSVHTLVFRSLKRTHDMFVADHAKPIAQDEQSFKVKMAAKMRAEYKAVLHMPVLKEGREKGSLHTSDPYGQSAYPLPDTTPEYLVTGTHPYPSAPGVVLTADTQMLKMPSEMGVHSMALALPPSQARQEASRTAASVAEIHRHAGGAERSHPPQHALSLMEGGTRTLVPRKAPTMPKPQWHPPWKLYRVISGHLGWVRSIAVEPGNQWFVTGSADRTIKIWDLASGKLKLSLTGHISTVRGVAVSNRSPYLFSCGEDKQVKCWDLEYNKVIRHYHGHLSAVYDLDLHPTIDVLVTCSRDATARVWDIRTKANVHTLSGHTNTVATVKCQSAEPQVVTGSHDTTIRLWDLVAGKTRATLTNHKKSVRALVLHPRQYTFASGSPDNIKQWKFPDGNFIQNLSGHNAIINTLAVNSDGVLVSGADNGTIHMWDWRTGYNFQRIHAAVQPGSLDSESGIFSCVFDQSESRLITAEADKTIKVYKEDDTATEESHPVNWKPEILKRKRF; translated from the exons ATGACCGAG gACGTGCAGAAGCACTCAGTCCACACGCTTGTGTTTCGCTCTTTGAAACGGACTCATGATATGTTTGTGGCGGATCATGCCAAACCTATAGCGCAGGACGAGCAGAG CTTCAAGGTGAAGATGGCAGCAAAGATGCGGGCCGAATACAAAGCTGTCTTACACATGCCTGTGCTGAAGGAGGGCCGAGAAAAGGGTTCTCTCCACACCTCTGACCCATATGGCCAATCGGCGTACCCTCTGCCTG ACACTACTCCAGAATATTTGGTGACAGGAACACACCCTTATCCATCTGCTCCAG GAGTTGTCCTCACTGCAGACACACAAATGCTGAAGATGCCCAGTGAAATGGGTGTTCACTCCATGGCCCTTGCTCTTCCTCCGTCTCAAGCTAG gcAGGAAGCCAGTCGAACTGCAGCCAGTGTGGCAGAAATCCACAGACATGCAGGAGGAGCAGAGAGATCTCATCCCCCACAACATGCACTG TCTCTTATGGAAGGAGGCACAAGGACATTGGTACCAAGAAAGGCTCCCACCATGCCCAAACCTCAATGGCATCCACCTTGGAAACTGTACAGA GTCATCAGTGGTCATCTGGGCTGGGTCAGATCTATAGCAGTGGAGCCTGGAAACCAGTGGTTTGTGACTGGATCAGCAGACAGAACTATAAAG ATTTGGGATCTTGCCAGTGGTAAGCTAAAGTTGTCTCTAACTGGGCACATCAGCACAGTGAGAGGGGTGGCCGTCAGCAACCGCAGCCCGTACCTTTTCTCTTGTGGCGAGGACAAACAGGTTAAATGCTGGGACCTCGAGTATAATAAG GTTATACGGCATTATCATGGTCATCTGAGTGCAGTCTATGACCTTGACCTCCATCCAACCATTGATGTGCTGGTTACTTGTAGTCGAGATGCCACAGCTAGG GTTTGGGACATCAGGACCAAGGCAAATGTCCACACTCTTTctggacacacaaacacagtggCTACAGTCAAATGTCAAAGCGCAGAGCCGCAGGTTGTTACAG gaAGTCACGACACCACCATTAGACTCTGGGATCTGGTCGCTGGCAAGACAAGAGCAACACTGACCAATCACAAGAAGTCTGTCAGAGCACTGGTGCTCCATCCCAGACA gtaCACCTTTGCCTCCGGCTCTCCAGACAACATTAAGCAGTGGAAATTTCCTGATGGGAACTTCATCCAAAACCTTTCAGGACACAACGCAATTATAAACACACTGGCTGTCAATTCTGATGGTGTTCTGGTGTCAGgag CTGATAACGGCACTATTCACATGTGGGATTGGAGAACTGGCTATAACTTCCAGAGGATTCATGCAGCGGTGCAGCCTGGTTCTCTGGACAGCGAGTCTGGCATTTTTTCATGCGTGTTTGATCAGTCTGAGAGTCGCCTCATTACAGCAGAGGCTGATAAAACTATAAAGGTCTACAAAGAGGATGACACAGCG acTGAAGAATCCCATCCAGTTAATTGGAAGCCTGAGATTCTGAAAAGAAAGCGATTttag